Below is a window of Sus scrofa isolate TJ Tabasco breed Duroc chromosome 10, Sscrofa11.1, whole genome shotgun sequence DNA.
CTCTTGGTAATTAGGCAGACAAGTCGTGTACTCTGTGGGTGTCTTGTCTCTTTTCCCAGGCACCCCAGTACTTATTCAGGGGGCCCATGCAAGAAATGGCCATGGTGGTAGGGATAGCGGAGAGAGGCTGTGCACCTGCTTGAAACACGAACTTACCAAGACTGACCCAGACAGTGACATTGCTGAGGGTCTATTATGTCAGCACCAGAGACTGATACTGATGCCCTAACATGGTCCCCTTCACTGGGGTAAACAGCCAGCCACCTGGTGGCAGGTTGACCCCACTGGACCTCTCCTATCTTGGAGGGAGCAGAGACTTGCCCTCCCTGGAACAGACACATCCTGGGTATGGATGTGACTTCCCTGCCCCCGCAGTGCTTTTGCCGGGATCACTATCTATGCGCCCCGGGAACACCTTATCCACCATTGTGGTGTTTCCCATAGCATTGCTTCTGGTTGATCTCCATAGCATCTCTTCTCTCACAGCAAAGGGAATACAGCATCAGGCTCTGGGCCATAGAATTAACTGATCTTACCACATACTCCATCACCTACAAGCAAATGGGCAAATTTTGAAAGCTTATTGATACAATGTAATGGCTTATGAAGACTTATTTCCTGTGTCAAGGAGGGAGTTGACATCTTGCAAGGATGGAGCACTACCTTAAAAGGTAATgtagggaactcctgttgtggcttggggctcagcaggttaagaatctgactagtatccatgaggatgcgggttcgatccctggtctcgctcagtgagttaaaggatctggtgtttctgtgagctgcgctgtgggttgcagatgtggctcggatctggtgttgctgtggctgtggtgtaggtcggcagctgcagctccagctggggaacttccacatgccgtgggtgcagccctaaaacaacaacaacaacaaaaggtatTGTGATGCTCTGAAGGATATTATGTACGTTTGAAACAGAGGACATACAATTTGCTGTCTCCCCCACGACTAGAACATACAGGTTTGGAATCAAGGGGTGGAAGTGCTTGTCCCACCACTGAACCCACTAATTCAGTCATAGGGTTTTGGCTTCCCATCCTGGTGAGCTTGAGCTCTGCTTGTTTGGAGTTCTAAGTCCCTAAAGAGGAGCTGCTCGCCAGGGATGCTCACACCCAGGGCTCCAGGTACAGAAGCCCAATCAGTGAGGCACTTTGCCTGACCTTATGGAGAAGAAAAGCATGACTGATGGGTCTATAAAGAATCCAGGAGACAGACAACCTCTCAAAGGCCCTCGCATCTGGAAAATACATTCTGGAAGAGTTTCGATTCTGTCAAGTTTATACAACAAGAGAGACATCAGCTATGtgtactgatttttatttatttcctcctctaaatggaaagaaaagtcaGTTCTGTAAGGTCTGTAGAAATGGACAAACCTTTCCCAGGCCTCTGAGGCACCTGATGATGCCATTATAAACTTCCTTACTCTCCTGTCTGCGTGAGTGATAGCACAGGACTGAAACAGAGCAGGGCTACTGGTTAAAACGAAATGAATGTGAGTCCAATTACACCTTCATTTTGCCATTGCAGGTGATTCTGCTAAAGTTATTACTATTTGTATGctctactttttgtttgttttttggccatacccatggcatgaggaagttcccaggccagggattgaacccatgccacagcagcaacagtaacaacaccagatccttaacctgctgtgttgcacgggaactcctctacctaaCTTTTTGATAAAGGGCCCACTCATGCctttaaaatattgcttattttGTCCACATTTTAATGTTGTGGTTAAGTGCCTGGACTCTAGAATCTGATgctggggtttgattcctggcttggtcactttctagctctgtgatcttgggtcGGTCCATTGACCTCTCTGTATCTCTAAAATGAGGATGGGAGCAGTACTTGCTCTGAAGTGTTGTTTAGAGAGTTAATTAGGATAACATGGACAAAGTACTTACACTAGTGCTTGGCCCATAGCAAGCAGTGAATAAATATTCACAGTTGTTAATGTTATAATTCGGCGTGTGTACTCTAAGTAGGCTTGCCAGGAACATAAACCATTTTATATCTTCGCCCTCCTTTTCCTTAGCAAACCTGCACAACACCTGCAAAGAGCTGTTAcgaactgaattgtgtcccctgtcccttcccctccttcctgcccccaatTCCTCTGTTAAAGGCCTCACCCCCCAATAGGACTGTATTTGCAGATAGGACCTTTagggaagtaattaaggttaaatgaggtcacaagGGTTGGGCTCTCATCggataggactggtgtccttgaGAGGAGGACGAGACACCAGAGGTTCCTCTCTCTCTACCTGTGCACAGAAGaaaggccacgtgaggacacagagagaacatGGCCTCTACCAGCCTGGAAGAGAGACCACACCAGAAACcagtcctgctgacaccttgatcttggacttccagcctccagaacggtgAGGAATAAATGTCTTGTTTAAGCCCCTCAGTCTAtagcattttgttatggcagtcagAAACACctaagacagggagttcccgtcgtggctcagtggttaacgaatccaactaggaactattatgaggttgccggttcgatccctgggcttgctcagtgggttaagcatctggcgttgccatgagctgtggtgtaggtcgcagacgcagctcggatcccacgttgctgtggctgtggtgtaggccggcggctatagctctgatgagacccctagcctgggaacctccatatgctgtgggtgcggccctagaaaagacaaaaagaaaagaaaagaaccaccTAAGACTGGGATATTGTGAACTGTTTTAACTTGTATATTCAGTGGGAGACAAATGAGCTGTCCTGAGGTACAGTGTCCCGTGGGGTGAAAGTCTGCTGTctgccatggggtggggggtgccctgAGGAGGCGGATACCTTCAGGTCGCAGGTCTGCTTGCTTTCCCAGTGTAACTAATTGTTCTGCAAAACTGATTGAGACCCCAGGCTGCTCACTAGCTCTGCAGGGGCTAGTTGTTATCTGTGAGGAGCAcagatttctcttatttctgtgttCTGTTAGGCCCTTCACAGATgattttatgcaaataaaaatttggCCCACCGAGTCCCTGATCAGATTCTAGACCTACATTTTTATATAGTGTGAACGCGTGTTGGCTGGAGCCTTCTAGTCCCACCAGAGCTGAGCAAGGGTGGCTGGAGCCTGGGTCTTTCCACTCCTTTGGGAAGCCCGAAGCTATCGCCAGGACGCCTCCCGGGTCCCCCTCTTTATTCTTCATACTATGTTAGGAATAGTTAAGGCAATTTGGAGATTAAAAAGGAACAGCTGAGTTCGAGATAAAGCATTGTGAGTTTGGGTCTCCAGAGATTCACTCGTTGGCTTGTGTAAAGCTGTTTGGAATGTACCTCTGATTTAGTCCTCAGGTGTAGGTTTTCAGAATTTGGAAGTAGAAATTATGTAAATCACGAAATCATGCAGCTGGAGGAAAGTCAGAGCAATCTGGTTCGGCTTTTCAAAAAGTGTATGAAGGCTTTCCTAAGACCAtcgtttaaaaaaaatgagagagctAGAAAAGTTTATTAGATCACACTGAGGTTCCCATTAACGTCTGCGAAGGTGAAATCGGCTTTGTATGTCTTTGACTCTAAATGAACCACACAGACCATGCAAACACGCGTGCAGCGCAGCAGTCGACCGCGCTCGTTTTAAGGCGGCCACGTCTGGAACGGCCTGTAGCCTGTGCAAGTCTGACCCCGTCGCTGGCCGCACCAACTTTCTCACGGAGCCCCGCGCTCCCGGCCGGGGGCGACCTATGCCGCCCCGCGCGCCTGCCGAGCCTCGCGCCCCTTGGCTTCCGCCCCCGGCGCCCcgcccgccgccaccgccgccgcccaCGCCTCAGCCTCCCGGGCACAAGACGGCGGCGGCCGGCCCGCCCCCCGCGCCTTTAAAGCCGCTGCGCCCGCCCGGCCGCGGGAACCTGGCGGCGGAGCGAGCGGCGCACCGAGCCCAGCGCCCAGGGCTGCGCTTCCCGGGCCGGCGGGGCGGCGCCGAGGGCCGGGCGCTCCGCGCTCCCCGACGCCGCCGCCGGCGATCCCGCCCCGGGTACCCTCGCCATGCGGCCCGGCTAGTGCGCCGCGGGCGCCGCGCCCACCTGCCCGCTCCTGCCGCCCGCCGCGCTCGACGCCGGCATGCTGCGCCCGCTGCTGCTCGCCGCGCTCTGCCTGGCCggccggcccggccccgcccgcgGCTGCCAGCTGCCCTCCGAGTGGAGACCCCTGAGCGAGGGCTGCCGCGCCGAGCTGGCCGAGATCATCGTGTACGCCAAGGTGCTGGCGCTGCACCAGGAGGTGCCCGGCCTGTACAACTACCTGCCCTGGCAGTACGAGGCCAGCGACGCGGGGCTCTTCTACTCGGCCGAGATAGAGATGCTGTGTGACCAGGCGTGGGGCAGCATGCTCGAGGTGCCGGCGGGCTCCAGGCTCAACCTCACCGGCCTGGGCTACTTCTCCTGCCACTCCCACACTGTGGTCCAGGATTactcctatttcttcttcctcaggtgagccccccgccccgcgcgccccctccccccagcccagtGGCTGGACCCGCCGGGGTCATCTTTATCCCTGCGGTGTTAGAATGTGCCTTGGGCTCCTAGCCCTACTTATGCTTTCTTGTTCCTCCCGACCGCTCTGGGTATCTCTGGCCAAGCCTGTTGGACAAACAGGGATGAACAGAAGAGCGTTTCAGGCAAAAGCTCAGGGTGATTTCCAACAACAAATAGCGAGGCTGTTCCAAATAGCAAAGGCttatgggggcggggggagccccTGGTCCCAGTGCTTTGAGAAACATCAAGGTAAATCGGGCAGGGAGCCCTCTCTGCTTGGGTTCCATAACAGTTGTGGTCCAGGTGAAATGCTTGTGGGTAAGAATTCAGGCAGTGGATTCAAATGAGGTTTGAAATGAAGAGCAGCAGGTGGAACCCTCATTTAGGTGGGATCTTACAATTTAAACTGCACTCAGTGAGCATAGTTTGCGATGGATGGTGGTCAGAACCAAACAAAAACTCTTTGAAATCAGAATGTGGTTGGAATTCTGGCTCTGCTCTTCCTGTGATTTTGAGCAAGTGACCCTGTTGAGAACCTCAATAGCGTCACCTTCACAATGTGAAAAACAAGGCAGGTTGAGACACAAACCCCGCAACACACGCAAAACACCTGGTGCAGGTTAGAGGCAGAAGGAATCGTCACTCTCTTCCTCACACCTGCTTCAGTGCCAGGGTGGGAATGGGGTGGAATGCAGCCCAGCTGTCCTTTTGTTTCACTCACATTAGCTCATATCAGCTGCCAGCAGACCTCAAACGCCAGGCTATTCCAAATAGCAAAGGTTTATGGAGGAGGGACCTTGGGGGTGATTAgggcttggggggggggagtaGGGGAGGCCATGGGGCTTTGAAGAATAGAGGTGGATCCCGCAGGAGATTGGAGACTTCTGGAATCCCTTGCAGTTCCATGAAAGTTGGTTTGTGGTCAAGACAAAATGCATGTAGATAAGCAGTCAGGCCATGGGTTTGGCTGAAGTTTGAAATAAAAAGCAGCAGGTGGAACCCTAAACTCTCTGGCTATCTCCAGTTGAAGGAGGAGACTGATAAAGAGCGACTGAGAGGAACCTCAAAATGGAATCTATTCTTCTATCTGTCAAGATAGTGAGTGCAGGAATCCACAGTGGTGATGGGCCGGTTCCACTCGTCCCAGTCCTTGGACTAGCATGAAGGATATTTGGAATGACCATGACCTTGGTCTGCAGACTCGCTTTTAGCCCTTGAGATTTAATGTCACTGAGAAAGAAAACGGCAAGTTCCACGGAGAGGCTTCgtaagctcatggcaacacatgTTTTCTATATTGAAGCCAGAATATCTAAGTTTAGAATACATGGCGTGCTTTGTGTTGGCTTGGGAGGTTTAGCTAGATTAagctaaatttttttcaattgctGGAGAAGGGAAGTTTCTAAATAAAGGCGGGAGTGTGAGACAGTACCTTCTTGGTAGGGAGAAACAACTTAGATTTTTCATGTCTCTAGGGAAAACACTGGGAATCCAGCTATAAGGCTATTCAACAataaaatcttgttttccagagAAAAAGGCTGGAGTACTTGAGaagactttatttccttttccagttGTTATCATGATATACAGTTTTGTCCACTGGCTCTGTGGTGGTCAGCCAACTCTTTCATCTTTTGCTCTGACATATTTATAAAACGTTAGGGCAGAAATACTGAGTCAAATGGGAGTCCGACAGGTTTCTATTTCACAGAGCTGCATTGCCCTGACGTGTGTTAACAACTGCATACACCACATTCCCCCTCTGTTATTCTGGGACCTGCTGAGAAGAGGACAGATTCTGGTCAGTGTCATGGGAGAAAGTGACAGTGGAGACTCACTGGGGAGCCCCCCCCCATGCCCCCTTTGGGCTGGAGTGTAACTCccacctctcctcttccttttcctgacTGCTTTATCTTGCCAGCACGCACTTTATGCCGAGCtctataaaaatgttaacttttacGCTGCGTTTACTCTGTGCTGGATAccgttcttcctttttttttttttttttttatgcattcCTTACACCACCAACAAAAGTAAGGTGCTATTGTCATCCTCTTTATATAGATTGTAATACTGCAGCTTAAAGAATTTAAGGAATCTGTTTTTTGTCAGATAAGTAGCAATGGTAGGACTTGAACCCGAGTTGGTAAACTGGCTTTTCTTTCACCAGGAACCAAGGAACACTCTGTCTGTAAGTCAGAAGGCCACTCGGGAGATGCACAAATAGacaaacacagacacatgcaGACACTCCCCACCCCGCACAGTCACATTTTTTGAAAACCTTAATGATAGACTCATGGCATATGAGGCAGAGAAATGGTTAGAAGTAGTCACTCTTCAGAGAGCCAAGCTGGATGGTATTGTGTAACTGGCAACCCTGTCACAGTCGTCCTTGAGACTTAATTCAAGATTGTAGACCCCATGGGTGTCCAGTCTACAGCTCTGCTTTTTTGCTCTTCCCATTAGGATGGATGAAAATTATAACCTCTTGCCTCATGGAGTCAATTTCCAAGATGCCATCTTTCCAGACACCCAAGAGAACCGAAGGATGTTTTCCAGCCTTTTCCAGTTTTCAAACTGTTCCCAAGGGCAGCAGCTGGTGACATTCTCCAGTGACTGGGAGATCCAAGAAGACAATAGGGTAAGAATTGGCCGTACCCTGTACCACAGCCAAATAGTAGAATGGCTACATCTTGTATGAATCTTGTGACCAAGGGAGTCAAGACGATTCTTCTGGAAGCCCAGACCAAAGAgtatctccctctctcccttccaacAATTAGCAAACACTGCTCATAAACCTTGGATTCCTGAGGCTTTACTGTTTGGCATGGGGTCCCTCACAAAGTGAGGGAACAAGAAGGGAGGAAGGCTTGCACATGGTGCCCCAGCTTCCTCTTCTGTTAGATGGGAACAGTGGTAGCATGTCACCATAGGGCTGATGCAGTAGGAATTAACTATGTGGGAGATGTAAATATGTAAAGCCCTTAGCCTAGTTCTTGACAGAGTAAGCAGTCAGTATGTGTGAGCTATCATGACTCCTACCAATATAATGATTACTGCTCCTATTGTTATTACTGATGGCATAGGGCTCTAAggaattttctaagaataaagaaaaagtccTCCTGGAAATGAAATATTGTCATAGCCAATATTTCCATGATTCTTAACTGTAGTTGTTAAGACATAGAGCTACAGGGTGGCCCAGGTGGTTATGGAACATGAGGGCCTGGATAATCTCGAGtatggaaatat
It encodes the following:
- the LOC100510975 gene encoding coiled-coil domain-containing protein 3; this encodes MLRPLLLAALCLAGRPGPARGCQLPSEWRPLSEGCRAELAEIIVYAKVLALHQEVPGLYNYLPWQYEASDAGLFYSAEIEMLCDQAWGSMLEVPAGSRLNLTGLGYFSCHSHTVVQDYSYFFFLRMDENYNLLPHGVNFQDAIFPDTQENRRMFSSLFQFSNCSQGQQLVTFSSDWEIQEDNRLMCSSVQKALFEEEDHVKKLQQKVATLEKRNKQLRDRVKKVRRSLRQARKNGRHLELLNRKLSEKLAGPLPHINALGQEPARAPYLRG